The genomic segment AGTTGGAGACCGGTGTGGTCGCCTCTCCTTTTCCGCCCTGTGCGAGCTCGGTTGATTCTTTTCCGCTTCCTGCGGATTCAATCCTCGACCGACGGTGAATTGAGCCTGTCCCCCGGAGTGCCGTAGTCGGCCTCACAGTCATTGAACAGGGAGTCCTGTCGGTACGGAATAGGGTTCGGGCCTCTGTCGCCGATGTGAGTGACTTAGTCATGTTGGCGTTCTTATGTAGTATTCGGAACATCATCTTTATGGATGGGCCGGTCATTGCGTGCGCGCCCGCGTGTCCGCCGTCGGACCTGGGAAAAGGCGCCACCCGCGGTCGTGGGAAAAGGCGTTACCCGCGGTCGCCGGGAGTGCGGGCCGACCGGGGGCCGGCAGTCGGCGCAGGCCCGCAGGCCGTCCCCCGTGCGGTCGTCACTCGTGCGGGCCGCCCGGGAGGCCTTCGGCGGGCGGTTGCCCCAGACTCGGAGGCACCGATGATCTTCAGTCCCTGTCCGGGTGACGGGCCGCGGAAGGTGAGGCGCCGAGAGCCCTCGGAAAGGGGTGGACGCATGGCCGGAACCAGGAAACAGCCGGGAGGGCGGTCCCGGCGCGACACCGAGGCCGTGGACCGCATGATGCGCACGGTCGTACGGCGCCGCAAGAAAGCGGTCCGGGCCAAGGACGTCACCGTCACCGATCCGCCGAAGGTGCGCCGGGCGGTCACGGCCGCAGCACTCGGCAACACCATGGAGTGGTTCGACTTCGGCGTCTACGCGTATCTGGCCGGAACGCTGGGCAAGGTGTTCTTCCCGTCCAGTTCACCCGGAGCCCAGGTGGTGTCGACGTTCGCCACCTTCGCCGCCGCGTTCCTGGTTCGGCCGCTCGGCGGACTCGTCTTCGGTCCGCTCGGGGACCGGGTGGGACGGCAGAAGGTCCTTGCGATCACCATGATCATGATGGCGGCGAGCACCTTCGCCGTCGGCTTCCTCCCCACCTACGCGGCCGTCGGCTTCGCGGCCCCCCTGCTGCTCCTGGTGTGCCGGCTCGTGCAGGGCTTCTCCACGGGCGGGGAGTACGCCGGAGCGACCACGTACATCGCCGAATACGCCCCCGACAAGCGGCGCGGGTTCCTCGGCAGCTGGCTGGACTTCGGCACCTTCGTCGGATACTCGCTGGGCTCGGGCCTGGTCACCGTGCTCACCGCCGTCCTCGGTACCGACGGGCTCACGGACTGGGGCTGGCGCATCCCCTTCTACGTCGCCGGACCGCTGGGGCTGATCGGCCTCTACATGCGCATGAAGCTGGAGGAGACCCCCGCCTTCCAGCGGCAGGAGGAGGAACAGGCCGAGGCCCTGGCGGAGGCCGGCCCGGTGGAAGAGGCCAGGCAGTCGGGCAAGGGCCGGCTCAAGGAGATCTTCTCCGAGCACTGGGAGGCCGTGCTGATCTGCATGGGCCTGGTGCTCCTCTACAACGTCACCAACTACATGGTCACGTCCTACCTCCCGACCTACATGTCGGAGACCCTCGGCGAACCCGAGACCACCTCGCAACTGCTCGTCCTCGGCACCATGCTGCTGGTCGTCCTGACCATCACCACCGTGGGCCGCAGCTCCGACCGGTGGGGCCGCAGGCCGGTGTTCATGGCGGGGAGCGTGGCTCTGGTGGCGCTCTCCATCCCGGCGTTCCTGCTGATCCGGCAGGGCGGAATCCTGCTCCCGGCCTTCGGCTGCGTGATCCTCGGCCTGCTGCTCGTCTGCTTCGCCGGGACCTCGGCCTCCACCCTTCCGGCGCTCTTCCCCACCCGCATCCGGTACGGCGCGCTCTCGATCGCGTTCAACATCTCCGTATCGCTCTTCGGCGGAACCACCCCGCTGTTCGCCGCCGGGCTCGTGGAGGCCACCGGCAACGACATGGTGCCCGCCTACTACCTGATGGTGGCGGGCGTCATCGGGCTGATCTCCACCCTCTTCCTGCACGAGACGGCCGGTCGCCCGTTGCGCGGCTCCGGGCCGATGGTCGAGACGCGCCAGCAGGCGCACCGGCTGGTCTCGGCCAGCCGCACCTCCGCGGGCCGGCAGGCGCGCGACGTCTGGTTCCGGTTGCGCCACGGGCGGCGACGGGGCTGACGAGGGGGAGCGGGCGGTCCCCGTCCGGCGCGACCGCTCCCCGACCTGGCGTGCGGCCGGGTACCCCGGTCCCCTCAGGCGTGGCGGACGAGCCGCAGATAACGGTCCCAGTCCCAGAGCGGACCGGGATCGGTGTGGTCCGTCCCCGGCACCTCGTAGTGGCCGATGATGTGCGTACGGTCCCTGGGGATGCCGTGGCGTTCGCAGATGTCGGCGGTGAGCAGCGCCGACCGTTCGTACATCGCCGCGGTGAAGTACTCCGGGCGCTCCACCCAGCCTTCGTGCTCGATGCCGACGGAACGGACGTTGTAGTCCCAGTTGCCCGCGTGCCAGGCGATGTCCCGCTCCGGTACGCACTGGGCGGTGTAGCCGTCGCCGGACCGCACGACGTAGTGGACCGACACCTTCTTCGACGGGTCGCGGAAGATGCCGAGCGTCTGCGTGAAGGCCTGCTGGGTGACGTGGACGACCACCCGGTCGACCCGCCGGGGCGAGGTGCCCCCGGGCACGGTGTAGTTGGCGGCCGAGGCGGGTGCCCAGCGGGCCAGCGCACTGTCCGTCCCCGCCGAGGGCGCGTCCACCCCGCGCACCGACGCCGGCAGAAGAAGGCCCGCCGCGGTGCCGGCCACCGCCCGGAGAATCCTTCTGCGGTGCATCGTGCTCTCCAGGGGACGGGTACGGATCACGGCCGGGGCGCGCGGAACCGCCTCCCGGCGGGTGTGCCCCGGCACGAACGACGAGGTGAACGGCCGTTCGGTTCCCCGCGAGGTCCCCCGAGGCCCACGGAAGGCCGCGGTCGTCCCGCGCGGGGCCCTTACGGGGGACAGCACCACCATGGAATCAGGGGGAAGACCCCCTGCTCATCGGGATGGTGGCGTCATGGCCGCCGCGTGTCCCCCTTCATTACGTTTCTTCGGGTAGGCGCACCCGTCCAGAGAGCTGGAGATGCCATGCCCCAGGCGACCACCACCGCCACCGACCCGTCCGGAGCACGGGCCGCGACCTCTGTCGCCCCGCCCTCCCCGGACGCGGACGGCGACCGGCCCGCCGGACCCGGCGCCCGGCCCGCCCCGCAGGCCGTGCCCGCCCGGCGGGGCCTCACCGAAGGTGCCCCCGGCGGCAGCGACTTCGCGCCGCTCCTGAAGGCCGTCAAGGGACAGGGGCTGCTGGACCGCCGCACCGGCTGGTACGCGGCGGGCATCGCCGTGAACGCGCTCTGTCTGGCCGCGGTCGCCACCGGCATCGAACTCCTCGGCGACACCTGGTGGACGCTGCTCCTCGCGGTGCCGCTGGCCGTCCTGTGGACCCGTACCGCCTTCCTCGGACACGACGCGGGGCACGCCCAGATCACCGGGAACCGCAGAGCGAGCCGGATCATCGGCCTCGTCCACGGGAACCTTCTCCTCGGCATGAACGAGGCGTGGTGGAACGACAAGCACGTCCGGCACCACGCCAACCCCAATCACATCGACAAGGACCCGGACGTCGGCGTGGGGGCCCTGGTCTGGACCCAGAAGCAGGCGGCCCAGCGGGAAGGCTTCGCCCGCTGGCTCACCCGCCACCAGGCACGCCTCTTCTTCCCCATGCTGCTGCTGGAGGGCATCGCGCTGAAGGTCTCCGGCTTCCAGTTCCTGCGCCGGCAGCCCGGCCGCGAGGGCGTGCTGTCCGGGCTGCTGATGGTCGCCCACCTCGCGCTCTGGGCGACGCTGTTCCTCACCGCCATGCCGGCCGGAAAGGCGGTCGTCTTCGCACTGGTGCTCCACGCGCTCTTCGGACTGCACCTGGGGATGGCCTTCGCACCGAACCACAAGGGGATGGAGATGCCCGACCCGGACGGCGACCGCTGGGGCCATCTGCAGCGCCAGGTCCTCACCTCGCGCAACGTGCGGGGCGCCGTCCTCACCGACTGGTTCCTCGGCGGGCTGAACTACCAGATAGAGCACCATCTCTTCCCGAGCATGCCGCGCCCCCACCTGCGCCTCGCCCAGCCGCTGGTCGAGGAGTACTGCCACCGGATCGGAATGCCGTACACGGAGACGGGGCTCGTGGAGTCCTACCGCCAGGGCCTGTCCCACATGCACGACGTGGGAGCTCCGCTGCGGTAGGCCCGGCGGGGAACCGTACGCGCCGCAGAGGCGTTGTCATGGGTGAAGCGGCTGCGTGCCGCGGAGGAGGCACCATCATGTCGAACGGCGCGAAGATCGCCATCGGGGGAGTTGTCGTGGCAGCCGTCCTGATCCCGTTCATCGGGTTCTGGTGGGCTCTCGTGGTGCTGATCGGGGTGCCCACCGCGGGCTATCTGCTGCTCGATCCCTCGCAGCGGCGCAGGATCCGACGTATACGACGCAAGGAGATGGGACGCTGAACGGCACAGTCGTGGCGGTGAGCCGCAGCGGTGAGTACACCTTCACCAAACCGGTCCGGGAGAGCATCACGCTCCGGGCCGGACACGGAGTGGAGGGTGACGTCCACGCGGGCGTCACCGTCAAGCACCGCAGCAGGGTCGCCCAGGACCCCACCCAGCCCAACCTCCGCCAGGTCCACCTGATCCAGCAGGAACTCTTCGACGAGCTGCGCGCCGACGGTTTCGACCTGGCCCCCGGCGACCTCGGCGAGAACGTCACCACGCGCGGCCTCGACCTGCTCGCCCTGCCGGTGGGCACCCTGCTGCACCTGGGGGACCAGGCCGTCGTCGAGGTCACCGGCCTGCGCAATCCGTGCCTCCAGATCGACGCCTTCCGGAGCGGACTGCTCAAGCGCGTCGTCGGGCGCGACGAAGCGGGACGCGTGGTCCGCAGGGCCGGGATCATGGGAGTGGTGGTGGACGACGGACCCGTGCGAGCCGGAGACACCGTCCGGGCCGAGCTCCCCGTCGGGCCGCACAAGGCCCTCGACCGCGTCTGACCCTGGGGCCGCCCCGGGGGCCTGTCGCAAGGGGCGTACGCGGGTGGCGGACGGCCGCCTCACGCGGGCCGGGTGGCGAGCGCGTCGAGTGCGGTCAGGAGCCCGAGAAGCTGCGTACCCCTCCGTACCTGCAGTACCTCGCCCGGCGCGTCGTCCAGCAGGACGAAGGCCATGTCGTCGGTCCGGGCGACCAGCGACCACCCGGGTCCGTCGACCCGCAGCGTCCGGACGTCCGCGGAGGCGAAGGAGGACCTGATGCGTCCCGGCGGCGGAGGCGAGTCCAGGTAGTCGCGCGCCTCCTCCAGCGCCCTGCGCACGCCGGGGTGTCCCTTCGTTCCCGGACTCTCCGGCTCCTGGGCCGCGCTCGCTCCGGGACCGGGGACCGCCGCGTCGACCTGTTCGCGCCACGACGCCCACCGCGCGGCGATCTCGTCCGCCCCCATCCGCCGCTGCTCCGGTCCCCAGTCGCTCTCCGAAGGGGGCGTCAGAAGGAGCGCCCCACCGTCCGCGGCGGGCTCGGGGTCGTAGGGTGCGGGCACCCCGGGCGCGGCGACCGCGAGGGCGAGGGGCCAGCCCGGCAGTGCGCAGACGACCGTGCGGTCGTCGGGCGAGAGCTCGTACGCGATGCCACAGTCCCAGGCGGCGATGGCACCGGCGACGGTGGTGGCGTCCTCGGTCACCACGGTCCAGCGGGCACCCGCACCGTCCTGCCCGAGCACGAGGCCGTACCCCTCCTCGTACGGTTCGAGGGAGAGCGAGCGGCACGCGGCCGGGTAGTCGTCGCCCAGCACGGTGGGGAAGCTCGCGGGGGTCAGCAGGAGCGCGGTCAGCACGTACAGCGTGTCGTCGTCGGCGGCGATCGTGTCGTCCGTCCCGGCCACGATGTCCTCCTCTTGCCTCGAACTCGTTCGTGGGATGCGTCGGCGCACCCTAACCACCCGGTAACCCCGCCGTCGAGACCTCGCGCGGCAGGTGATCGCGGACTTCGGGAGCCGGCGTCCCCCTTCCG from the Streptomyces sp. NBC_01335 genome contains:
- the proP gene encoding glycine betaine/L-proline transporter ProP, with product MMRTVVRRRKKAVRAKDVTVTDPPKVRRAVTAAALGNTMEWFDFGVYAYLAGTLGKVFFPSSSPGAQVVSTFATFAAAFLVRPLGGLVFGPLGDRVGRQKVLAITMIMMAASTFAVGFLPTYAAVGFAAPLLLLVCRLVQGFSTGGEYAGATTYIAEYAPDKRRGFLGSWLDFGTFVGYSLGSGLVTVLTAVLGTDGLTDWGWRIPFYVAGPLGLIGLYMRMKLEETPAFQRQEEEQAEALAEAGPVEEARQSGKGRLKEIFSEHWEAVLICMGLVLLYNVTNYMVTSYLPTYMSETLGEPETTSQLLVLGTMLLVVLTITTVGRSSDRWGRRPVFMAGSVALVALSIPAFLLIRQGGILLPAFGCVILGLLLVCFAGTSASTLPALFPTRIRYGALSIAFNISVSLFGGTTPLFAAGLVEATGNDMVPAYYLMVAGVIGLISTLFLHETAGRPLRGSGPMVETRQQAHRLVSASRTSAGRQARDVWFRLRHGRRRG
- a CDS encoding N-acetylmuramoyl-L-alanine amidase yields the protein MHRRRILRAVAGTAAGLLLPASVRGVDAPSAGTDSALARWAPASAANYTVPGGTSPRRVDRVVVHVTQQAFTQTLGIFRDPSKKVSVHYVVRSGDGYTAQCVPERDIAWHAGNWDYNVRSVGIEHEGWVERPEYFTAAMYERSALLTADICERHGIPRDRTHIIGHYEVPGTDHTDPGPLWDWDRYLRLVRHA
- a CDS encoding fatty acid desaturase family protein, with product MPQATTTATDPSGARAATSVAPPSPDADGDRPAGPGARPAPQAVPARRGLTEGAPGGSDFAPLLKAVKGQGLLDRRTGWYAAGIAVNALCLAAVATGIELLGDTWWTLLLAVPLAVLWTRTAFLGHDAGHAQITGNRRASRIIGLVHGNLLLGMNEAWWNDKHVRHHANPNHIDKDPDVGVGALVWTQKQAAQREGFARWLTRHQARLFFPMLLLEGIALKVSGFQFLRRQPGREGVLSGLLMVAHLALWATLFLTAMPAGKAVVFALVLHALFGLHLGMAFAPNHKGMEMPDPDGDRWGHLQRQVLTSRNVRGAVLTDWFLGGLNYQIEHHLFPSMPRPHLRLAQPLVEEYCHRIGMPYTETGLVESYRQGLSHMHDVGAPLR
- a CDS encoding MOSC domain-containing protein; amino-acid sequence: MNGTVVAVSRSGEYTFTKPVRESITLRAGHGVEGDVHAGVTVKHRSRVAQDPTQPNLRQVHLIQQELFDELRADGFDLAPGDLGENVTTRGLDLLALPVGTLLHLGDQAVVEVTGLRNPCLQIDAFRSGLLKRVVGRDEAGRVVRRAGIMGVVVDDGPVRAGDTVRAELPVGPHKALDRV